From a single Equus asinus isolate D_3611 breed Donkey chromosome 2, EquAss-T2T_v2, whole genome shotgun sequence genomic region:
- the SLC25A28 gene encoding mitoferrin-2 isoform X2: MGWEQTRMQSLQPDPAARYRNVLEALWRIIRTEGLWRPMRGLNVTATGAGPAHALYFACYEKLKKTLSDVIHPGGNSHIANGAAGCVATLLHDAAMNPVEVVKQRMQMYNSPYHRVTDCVRAVWQNEGAGAFYRSYTTQLTMNVPFQAIHFMTYEFLQEHFNPQRRYNPSSHVLSGACAGAVAAAATTPLDVCKTLLNTQESLALNSNITGHITGMASAFRTVYQVGGVTAYFRGVQARVIYQIPSTAIAWSVYEFFKYLITKRQEEWRAAK, from the exons ACCCGGATGCAGAGCCTACAGCCTGACCCAGCCGCCCGCTATCGCAATGTGTTGGAGGCCCTTTGGAGGATTATAAGAACAGAGGGCCTGTGGAGGCCCATGCGGGGGCTGAACGTCACAGCAACAGGCGCAGGGCCTGCCCACGCTCTCTATTTTGCCTgctatgaaaagttaaaaaagacatTGAGTGATGTAATCCACCCTGGGGGCAATAGCCATATTGCCAATG GTGCAGCTGGGTGTGTGGCAACATTACTTCATGATGCAGCCATGAATCCAGTGGAAG TGGTCAAGCAGAGGATGCAGATGTACAACTCACCATACCACCGGGTGACAGACTGTGTTCGGGCAGTGTGGCAAAATGAAGGGGCCGGAGCCTTTTACCGCAGCTACACCACCCAGCTAACCATGAACGTTCCCTTCCAAGCCATTCACTTCATGACCTATGAATTCCTGCAGGAGCACTTTAACCCCCAGAGACGGTACAACCCCAGCTCCCACGTCCTCTCCGGAGCCTGTGCAGGAGCTGTAGCTGCCGCTGCCACAACCCCACTGGACGTTTGCAAAACACTGCTCAACACCCAGGAATCTCTGGCTTTGAACTCAAACATTACAGGACATATCACAGGCATGGCTAGTGCCTTCAGGACGGTGTATCAAGTAGGTGGGGTGACCGCCTACTTCCGAGGGGTGCAGGCTAGAGTAATCTACCAGATCCCCTCCACAGCCATCGCATGGTCTGTGTATGAGTTCTTCAAATACCTAATCACAAAACGGCAAGAAGAGTGGAGGGCAGCCAAGTGA
- the SLC25A28 gene encoding mitoferrin-2 isoform X3, giving the protein MQSLQPDPAARYRNVLEALWRIIRTEGLWRPMRGLNVTATGAGPAHALYFACYEKLKKTLSDVIHPGGNSHIANGAAGCVATLLHDAAMNPVEVVKQRMQMYNSPYHRVTDCVRAVWQNEGAGAFYRSYTTQLTMNVPFQAIHFMTYEFLQEHFNPQRRYNPSSHVLSGACAGAVAAAATTPLDVCKTLLNTQESLALNSNITGHITGMASAFRTVYQVGGVTAYFRGVQARVIYQIPSTAIAWSVYEFFKYLITKRQEEWRAAK; this is encoded by the exons ATGCAGAGCCTACAGCCTGACCCAGCCGCCCGCTATCGCAATGTGTTGGAGGCCCTTTGGAGGATTATAAGAACAGAGGGCCTGTGGAGGCCCATGCGGGGGCTGAACGTCACAGCAACAGGCGCAGGGCCTGCCCACGCTCTCTATTTTGCCTgctatgaaaagttaaaaaagacatTGAGTGATGTAATCCACCCTGGGGGCAATAGCCATATTGCCAATG GTGCAGCTGGGTGTGTGGCAACATTACTTCATGATGCAGCCATGAATCCAGTGGAAG TGGTCAAGCAGAGGATGCAGATGTACAACTCACCATACCACCGGGTGACAGACTGTGTTCGGGCAGTGTGGCAAAATGAAGGGGCCGGAGCCTTTTACCGCAGCTACACCACCCAGCTAACCATGAACGTTCCCTTCCAAGCCATTCACTTCATGACCTATGAATTCCTGCAGGAGCACTTTAACCCCCAGAGACGGTACAACCCCAGCTCCCACGTCCTCTCCGGAGCCTGTGCAGGAGCTGTAGCTGCCGCTGCCACAACCCCACTGGACGTTTGCAAAACACTGCTCAACACCCAGGAATCTCTGGCTTTGAACTCAAACATTACAGGACATATCACAGGCATGGCTAGTGCCTTCAGGACGGTGTATCAAGTAGGTGGGGTGACCGCCTACTTCCGAGGGGTGCAGGCTAGAGTAATCTACCAGATCCCCTCCACAGCCATCGCATGGTCTGTGTATGAGTTCTTCAAATACCTAATCACAAAACGGCAAGAAGAGTGGAGGGCAGCCAAGTGA
- the SLC25A28 gene encoding mitoferrin-2 isoform X4 produces the protein MKSAAGCVATLLHDAAMNPVEVVKQRMQMYNSPYHRVTDCVRAVWQNEGAGAFYRSYTTQLTMNVPFQAIHFMTYEFLQEHFNPQRRYNPSSHVLSGACAGAVAAAATTPLDVCKTLLNTQESLALNSNITGHITGMASAFRTVYQVGGVTAYFRGVQARVIYQIPSTAIAWSVYEFFKYLITKRQEEWRAAK, from the exons atgaaaa GTGCAGCTGGGTGTGTGGCAACATTACTTCATGATGCAGCCATGAATCCAGTGGAAG TGGTCAAGCAGAGGATGCAGATGTACAACTCACCATACCACCGGGTGACAGACTGTGTTCGGGCAGTGTGGCAAAATGAAGGGGCCGGAGCCTTTTACCGCAGCTACACCACCCAGCTAACCATGAACGTTCCCTTCCAAGCCATTCACTTCATGACCTATGAATTCCTGCAGGAGCACTTTAACCCCCAGAGACGGTACAACCCCAGCTCCCACGTCCTCTCCGGAGCCTGTGCAGGAGCTGTAGCTGCCGCTGCCACAACCCCACTGGACGTTTGCAAAACACTGCTCAACACCCAGGAATCTCTGGCTTTGAACTCAAACATTACAGGACATATCACAGGCATGGCTAGTGCCTTCAGGACGGTGTATCAAGTAGGTGGGGTGACCGCCTACTTCCGAGGGGTGCAGGCTAGAGTAATCTACCAGATCCCCTCCACAGCCATCGCATGGTCTGTGTATGAGTTCTTCAAATACCTAATCACAAAACGGCAAGAAGAGTGGAGGGCAGCCAAGTGA